AGAAATCAAATGCAGAACTAACAACTGAGAAAGAGGAACTTGAACGGAAATTGTCGTCAATAGAGAGTCAACTTGAAGAAGCTCAGAATGAAGTAAAGTGGGAAGAAAACAATGCGTTGTCTTTAGAAGCTCAAGTAAGTGGAAAATTAATGATGTTTGGTAACTAGATAGTATTTACAAGTGAAATTTGCTTTTGGACATGCATGAATATTATAGATAGACAGTCTGGCGGCACCCTTTTTAGATGTCTTCTTTCGGTATTTCATATgtaggaaaaaaatcaacatataTCCGGaatcttttctgttttcttacTCAACCCAATGACGTTAACATTCTAGACTACATGTGCCGTAcatgacaacactgtcaattGTATTTGATGGTATATCACAATCAGTTCAATGAGTACTATTGAGTAGTCTTTAAAAATTTGTTGTTACTCAGACACTAAAAGTgcattgatatttaaaattgataCATAGGAATGGCAGGTGAAggaaatattattataatatttgatattctatgagaaaaacattaaaaacaaatggCATGAATACTTTctgtacaaaaatatatttgtgtACAAGTTGTTATGACCAGGTTGGTGTTGTTGCAGATAATGATTTGTTGGTAGCTTTAAGTTAATCCCAGTAGCTTTTTCAGACAAGTAATAGTACACCAAATCTTACACCAGAGACAAGTGAATTGAAAAAGCATAAATCATATAGACAGGTGATTTCTCATGCAATTAGTTACATTTACAGGGTCAGGAAGAgttcttgaaaatgaaactgaGTCCTGGAAAGTCGTGGAAATTGATAACCcacccacaattttcaaaaatgacaagatgtgatatcataaaaatgatatgtgATATCATAAAAGTGATATGTAAAATGatgtataaaaatgataaattgaaaaaaatgatatctgAAAAATAAGTTTTTGGACCttaaaaagtccttgaaaattactgaaaaagtccttgaaagtccttgaattttaagtgactttcAGTGGATGGACCCTGCATTTATAATATCATGAATTTGGATAGAGAGTGGAAAAGCAACAGTCTGATTACCTGGTTTGAATCTGAAGATTGAATATTTTTCCACAGGTCGAATctatacaaatattaaatatgttTCCACAGGTAAAATCTTTacaaatgtttaatatttttccacAGGTCGAATctatacaaatattaaatatgttTCCACAAgtaaaatctttacaaatattgaatttgtttCCACAGGTAGAATCGTTACAAATAGAAATTACACAACTCAGAGAAGATTACAATAGAATTTTATCAGACAAGGAGACAATAGAAGGTGAAGTATTGTCACTGACATCACAAATGGAAGAAGCTAAAGTTCCAATTGACAGAAGTAAGACTCCTGATAGCCGAGCTAGAACACCAGACTCACAGGTTAgttgttgtaaaatttacaacaaaTGAATTTCTATGAGAAGTATACTGTAGTCCATGCTGAGAAACTGCCAATGCTCTATCTGTTGTACTTATTAGATTTTCATTCATCAAGTTTCTACAGTGATATTAGTATAGATAATAGATATGAATTTCTTTTGCCATACTGACTTTTTTATTAAAGTGTGCAGAAAATATGATTGATCTTTTCAAATGAGAATATTCAGCACTTTCCATCTAATGAGCTTATCACAAACATTCTTTCTGTAAATACTTCTAAGCGAAGTAACTAAATCAGTCAGTATAAAGAGTTGCTCACTGTAATTGTGATATTCTCAAATTTGAGTAtcagattttattttgaaaggttCAGCTGCAGTGATTCATCTAGGAATTCCAAACCAGAACATTTCAAACTGTTGTATGATCAAATTACACATTGCAACACACAGTACTTGAAATCAGTCAGTGATATTAGTGTCTACAATGCTTCAGCAATTCTGTGGCAGTCCCTTCTCAAGCGTCATCTATCAGTCTTTTATTTGCTATGTCTATACAAACAGCATGGACAAAGCTTGAATGTGATTTAGAAATTTAAAACTACTTATTTCACAAGATACCATTCACAATGTTGTTGCAACCAATATCACCATCACAGCTATTATACTCAGAATGTATTTTGCATGCAAAGTTGACTCTTCATTAGTAGTGATAATGCATGGTcataatattttctttcatataAATCATGCGTGTGTTGATCATCAGTTTCTGAGTTGGATTTTGTCTTGGCGATTTTTAACTTATGACTACCATTACTACATATTTCACTAAATGCATTATTCTTTTTCAAATATGAGTGAAAATGCCTGCAAATTGCCATTTTCTCACTGTCTTGTTTGCCATGCTCTCTTTTTCTCTAATCATAATCTTGCTATATCTTAATTTCTCTGTCTTGGACACCATCAGGCATCGGCTGCTAGCATTTCAATATCTGAGGATAAGGTAACGATAAGTGTCCTTTTGATTTCATGTTATATAGTATCACAGTTAACACAAATGTTTGAATGTTTCTGTACAGTAGTGTAGATAATGCAGATAATGGGACAACATTATTTTAGTTTTGATGATGTATGATGGTTATTGcaaatatttgtgtgtgtgtgtgtgtgtttatgtagtGCATACGTATCTATATATTAAGAGGAAGAGAAGAGAGTTTAATGTTTTTACTACACAAGCGCTATTATAGATGGAAAtagctcactgtttagaattGTGGATGTTTACCATTGATAATGAGTCATTTTCATCAGACTCAAACAACTCTCATCATTACACTTTGTacaaatgaatattattattatcatgatGAATTTCAAGCATCAAATGTATATAGACACATTCAGACCAAAGCTGTTGCAATGATGTTGCTTCTGTCAGTATATTGATGTAAATTAAACATTTAATGCTCAAAGCATGACAGGTTAATGTTCATTGATACAAAGTGGACTATTATGAGTTTTGTTTCTACCGTACATATCTGGAGATAACTAATCACTGATAGAGAATATCCATATACTTCAGACTGTACACTATGTATGCAATAGGCCCACACTTTGCTTTAATGTAATAAATTACCCCAGGCTTGAAACCAAACCCCGTTTACCTTCCCCAGTTTTTGCTGTGCTGCATAATCTCATAAACATATGCTTCagtaaatttaaacaaaaaggTAGCGGAAATGACTGATGTGAATTTCACCAGTTGTTGATGAACTAGTGAAATTCAACCAGTCCAGATACAAGTAAGTATTGCTTGTGTTAACAGCGACAGAAGATTTGAATGTTGACTGCTAAAGCCAGCTAGTATATTTGAATTCAGGCTTTGCTTGCTCATCTCTGTAGAATTGATGTGATATACTGAGAGAATTTATCTGAACACTATGTGGTATTGACACTTAATTCTGCTGATTAAGTAACTTGATTACCCTGGTAACATGTGACCTGTAGTTCCAGTAGCTGCTGTCACTAGGTGACAGGGTGGCCTTCGCCAAGTAAATCTAACCTAGCATTTCACAGCAATCGATTCATGCTTGTAACTGCCGGTTAGTTGGGGTGCAGAAGAGGCAGCTCCCCCTGGTATTTGTCAAAATCACAGCCACCTTTTGTCCATTGTTATTGATCACATGTTATATCATGAACCCATTCATctccattttcaaatttggacAGCCAACATAGCCAACTTAGCTGGTAAAACAATAGGGCTGGACCAAAATTTGAtaatgaaagggttaaaatttgTTATATGTCACTGTCATTAACTCTGGACAAATGGATTTGCCCTCTCCTGCTTCAATTGCTGCACaaatattgctaagttatctacAGCAAATTATCAATCAAAAATCATACCAAatgtaaactttaaaatcaatttgaaaatatatgaagATCAGATGCTCATCACTAACAACTGAATACTTTTTGTACAATTTGCAAATACTTACAGCTTGCAGCTCTGAAATCAGAGGTCAAAGTTTGGAAGGAAAGACATGGTCAACTCAACACTGAAAAGAGAGTCTTGGACAAAAAGCTAGATAGTACAACCAAAGAGTTGGAAAATGCCAAGAAGTGCATCAAGAGATTGGAAAGTAGTGCTGATGCTGTGGTTTCTAAGGTAAATGGAATGTATTATAGCCAGTGATGTTACAGTACATGAAGAATAGTGTCACCTCAGAGACAACATTTCAGATACTCAGATTTTAACAGTGTAGGTCTGCTTCTTATGTGAACTCTTGAAATCTGTTGAGTTAAAAaagttttcactttgttttgtcaaaaatagagaaacaaatttcataaatGTCAATAAATTTTTTCGCAATTTATATCTCTCatcttttgatttgcatgtagtCCCTTAATTCTTGAAACCAACTTCATCTAtagtcattttcatgaaactgCTCAAGCTCAGgctaatttgtaaattttcacaaacagcGACTGGTCACAAAGACTTACATGGTGATACTCTTGATATTGTTTTAGGATGCAGATGAAGTTAGAAGATTAGCTGCAATAAAGGAATCTTTGGAGCAGGAACTGAGTGTTGTCAAATCCTTGGCAGGTGTCAGGCAGACACAGTCAGAGTCATTACAGAAGGAACTGAACAATATCAGAAACTTGGCTGATGAGAGACTCCAAGAGATCAGAAATCTGCAGGAAGGACTCAAAAACACGCAGAAACTCGCCAAGGGTCGGGAGCATGAGATTGACTCTTTGCAACAAGAGTTAGTGGGAACCAGTGGTCTTGCTGAGGACAGGCATAGACAACTGGAACAACTGCATGAAGAACTAGAAACAGCAAAAATCTTAGCTGACTCGGAACACAGAGAGGTAGGAATGCTGATGGAACAGCTACAAAGCATCAATGAACTCACTGAGAGCAGAAACAGAGAAGTTGAGTCTTTGAAGAAGGAAATGGAGACGGCAACAAGATGGGCAGAAGATAAACAGCTGGAGCTACAAACTCTTGAACAAGACTTACTAGGGACACAGAGAGTAGCTGAAGGCAGACAGAAACAAATAGAGTCTTTACAAGCACTTGTGGCGTAAGTCTTTATGACTCGGACAGTGTATGTAGTCAGTCAGAAAGAAACATTTTGTGATTATTCTCAAATTGAATTCAGATTatacaaaattttattcttaatgGAAAACATCaatcaaatttttatcattcatTGTATCATATATTGTCCACATCCTTCTCAGCTCTACAACCTTATCCTAAAAACTATTTTGATTCCTTttttgacaaatactgcacATTTCACTGTAACAAATCATATCTTTTTATATCAACAATGGGTATTATTATTTAAAGCACTCTTCCTTTCATGGACTAATGAATCAACATTCATTCCAGATATAACATCAGTTTTACAATGGTTTACCCTAAAGTTTAAGGGTTACATTCTTAACAGCTACTTAAGAATAATGCACAATTGGAGTTGGGTTTCAAAAATCATACTAGTTTTCTTTATTGCTGAATTCTATATTGACTTATTGTCACACCAACAAATATTCCATATTCTCTCACAGTGATTCTTTGAATTTTTTCCTTTTAAGTTGACATTTAAGTTGAACTGTACACACCCAATATGTCACAAGTTAATCATTTCTGTTTTCATTAGTTCTTCTTTTAATCAACATCCTCTATTTCTTCCTTATTTGCATGAATTGTACATTGACCATGTCGTCTTCACCTCATTGGTTTCTTCCCAAATCATCCATCCAACCAGCATTGATCTCTGTCAGGCCAGGTAAACTGAATTTTACAGCTCTCATGTAGCACTAGTATTATGCTAGTAGTGTAGTAAGTAGGGTGTAGGATACTTTATTCATTGTTCTGACACTGGTGGTTGGAAATCTCTACCGCAGGTGGTGTTTACAAACTTGACAACAGTGTCTTCTTGTTAAATGCACTGTTTAGCACACTAGTCTCATATCAAATGACACTGTACTTATCTCAGCATTGTCTGTCTAAGATGTTTTCCATTTCAGTACAGTGTCAGGTACATAAATCACTGATAGGTCCCAAACTAAATAATCTggaacaaattttcatttttcagaaatgagaaaaaatgtaaaaaaattagaaaagttaTAAAAAGCTCAAACTCATCTTTTCTTGAAAACATTACTACACGACAGTTCAGGAATATCTGTCATGACATTGTTCTGCTCTCATTATTACATGATTTTTTTGTCAGATCttattattgtaaattttttatgGTAACTTGTGTTTCACAACAATTTTTGCTCAGTGACCACAGTGAAGCTAACTCAACCCAGGGACAAAAGACAGCACTGTTATTAGCTGAAACACGTTCTAACAGAGAAGAAATTGAAAGACTCACAAGAGAACTCACAGTTAAGGTAATGACTgagacatgttgtgtttacacTCAGTTTTGTGTAATATTTCATGGTAGAAATTAAAActtcaattcaatgaaaaagtaCATTTTGTTCCATCTGAACGATGAAACCTACCTGTGACCCTTGCAATGGTAGAAAAGTGTTAAAGGTAACAGTAATGCTGTTGCCCTCGTTTTTGCAGAGTGACAAATTTTGCATAACCACTTGGATGTGATTGTTTAGCTTTGTTTTACTAACAATTTGATAAGTTTTGATTTCAATAACATAGTaggaatttcattttctgtacAGATGAAGGAAGCTGCAGCTGACAGAGAAGTGAATGAATATTTATGTAATGAGAAATACAAACTACAAAGTGAGAAATGCAAATTAGAAGATGAATTGGCTGCCGTCAAAGATgagtttgagaaatttaaattaaaccacacagctgatgacaaaatattgaaagcggAGGTCAATGAACTTAAGGCAAAGGTAAAGACTTAATTTGTTCGTACATAACTcattagttttgtcatagaGAGAATGACAACCTTGTTTCATGACATTGATTTTAATACCAGCAGTGCTTTAGGGATTAGAGCATTTACATTGAAACTTTACCAGTACAAATCATTTCAAGTTTAAACCACAATTCTATGATGCTCAGTGTTGCTAGTACTATCAGTGGGTTTTAAGAAGGTATGGGAAGACAGGTAAATGATTTAGTAACCTGGTACCATTTCCATTCACCCCTGAGAGGATTGCATTGACTTCCCAAGGGAACCCCAGCAACATTGCTGTTGTCCCCTAATCTGAAATGCATTATATACAATGGGGAACCTGGTAAAATGACTAGAGAACTCCTCCCCTAGTCTGATTGCATTGGTATACCATGGGACCCCGGGTAACAAGCCTAGGAAACCTGGTAAAATATCCATAGTTAACGTTCTATAGCAAATACACTCAATATGCATGTTCAAAATGTCCGTAAATACACATAAAATGGTTGCCCTTTGATTTGGCATTCTTATattgcatttttacttcatttcagCTGAATACCgctgaaaaaatgaaagacaCGTTGAACTCTGAGATCTCTCAAATATCCCAAACCAAAGTTAACCTGCTGGGTTCTGATATCTCAGAGACCAGTGACAGACTTTCTtctgtgaactttgacctgGCATCGGCTaaagttgaaatagaaagtttACGGAGGGAGCATGATGTCATCAATGCTGCCCTGGCCAGTGAAAGgaaacagtgtgaaaatttgAGGGTAAGTTAGTTCACTCATTATACAAGTTGCAAATGTGAGTTTTTGGTCGCTGTCAGTGACTTAAAAATTGCCAACGCTAAATTTATTTACATTATAGAgacattatttaaaaaaaattgtcactagCTTGTCAGTATTGTCATCTTGGTTAAAACTCAAAGTGGAACGTGTCATTGTACTAATAACATGATTGTAGTTTTATTGATGTTTTGTCCTCTAAATATTTGGCATAAACATAACCTATCAATGTCTTGAACTTCTCATTGATGGTATTTAGGAGGAATGGCAGAAGGAACTGGCAAGTAAAAGACGACTGCAAGACAAGATACATGATCTTCAAGTTGAGTTAGACACTTCCAAGGCAACCATGGATGCCAGCAATGAATACGCTGCTCAGTTGCAACAAGAGAAAAATCAACTTCACAGAGGTGAGTAAGGTTGTAAGACAAAATGAGAGTATATCCCATATGAGCTGCTAAGAAATAATGCATCAGACTGATGATGTAGATGCAAGTGAGTTTTGTATTTGCTATGCAGGATGAACATTTGCAGGTTGGTCATTTGGTTCACTAATGTTTACAAACGTTTATTCAATATGAAAGTTACAGAGATACCTAAACTTTTCAACATTGGATGTCAACCTGTTGGCATGGTGACACACTAGCAGTCTTTCAATGATTGTGAAAAGATGCAACTTCAGATTGTATACtaatacaaaaaaaatgtacagaacCTAAAAATCTATAGATACAACACGAAGACAACTGCATACTTTTGATATGTTGATGGTAATAATTGTGCTGGATACTCTCAAGCTCACTCACACTTTACTTGTctgcaagtgaattttcaaggTAGAACAGGTAGATATTCAGACACAAGGTTTTACACTTACTTGTCTTTGTCAACTGTCTGTGTGCACTCATATTGAAGCTAGTACAGTagataaagttttcaccatcttgtaTTTGTGagaatcaaaaatttaaattttctccatagagttaacacagggacagtggccattttgaattgcaatttCGGTAAAATGAGGTAACTTGTTTCtcctgtaccaaaatttgtaaagTGATCTCTGATTTGTAcagtttattttgaaagagtttaaagtttccttgaagaaagtgtgacaaatgtttaagtctttcagtttcaaggCACCTATCACCTTAGAATGTcactgcaatgtttatttgcttgTTTCTGTGAAGCAAAGTCTTACATGTGAAATTCAGATACTAGAACAGAGTTTGATattgaaatcaatgaaaaattaaGCAACATTAAGGCTTCGATGCAATGGAAGAGTATGATGACGTACAAAGAAGTCAACAAGCTCTTGAAGTCAGAGTGGCATCTAAAGTTGATGTTATGTATTTGAATCATCTTGTGAATTCCCCAGATTTTCAAGACACAATCAGAAAGTTATCAGACAGGGATCACTACATCAGTAAGATCCAGGAACACACTGGACTCTCTGCTGAGAATATCACAAGACAATATGAAAGAGAGAAACACCAAGTTGAGCTGGAACGGGACAGTGCCAGGCATGAAGTCAAACGCTTGAAAGATGAAATTGAGCTGCTGGGTGAGAGACTTGAACAGAAAGATTCACAGATAATATCACTGAAACAAGCACTTCAGGAATTAGAAACACAACAAAGGTAAAATGTCATTAAAAACTTCATAATGTTTGCTTTCATTTACAATACAACGCTGTACAATGCTGTTATTCAACTTACTGCTCTAATGAGGGTTTACCTGGTACCGTACAATTTGTTAAATTCTGttgaaatttatcttttttcttCTAACTTACTTTTAATTCAgttgtaaaatacatgtatgtactttgTAGATAGATTTTATAGATGCAATATTTGTTCAAGTGTAGCTGATCTGTAGGCGTCCTTTTCgcattgataaaataattattatacTTTTACATGTACAAATTTATTGTAATTACTAAATGTCAAGAAACGATTAGCCAAAATTGAGTGTTTGCAAAATGAAGGAACAAAATTAATGACCCGACTCACTCCTGAGTCAATGTAAACAAGTCCACACCTACCATTGATAAGAATGGATGGAGAGGGGGGACCGTGGTAGTATGATATTCACATTAATATTATGTCATTCTGCAGGTTTGGACCACACCATGAGAAAGAGATACAGGTAAGAGTATtagaagaagaactgaatggaACCAAACTTCTGGCGAGTAAATTGTCACTGGAGAAACAGAGCAAAGAAGAGATGATAAATGATTTAAGAGACGCCTTGGACAAGTCTAATCGGTCTAATACCACTCTCAAACAACAGTTGAAACAACAGAGAGATGCTACAAGTAGTTTGATCAGAAACAAAGAAAGGGAACATGGCGACTTGACACAGAACCTTACCAAGGTAAATAGTAATGTATATGTCATTTCTAATTTATGTGAGAAAGTTAGAAACTAGAAATGGTTACTAAAGGGGAGTCTGTTATTGCAGATCTTTCAAGACAGCAGTTTGCCtgctaaaaataaaatgtcagtGAAAATACAGATTGATACACACAGTGTAATATAAATAGGTGTGAGTTTTTGTGTTTATCCTAGTGTACCAGTACAGATACACATAATactaaatttatttctcaataaAATTGTTATCACACCAGTGCTCTGATTTTAATTGTAATACATATCTAGTCCAGTTGCTGGATCTCTTATTTATTTTCACAGGTTTTGATTGCATAGCTCAACAAAGTTGAACCTGTGTTTGGCAACTGTAACATCTCTCAATGCATGAGTTTAATGACTTTCCTTTGCTTTCTCTACAATGTCTGATGGTCCATCAAGAGTGATGATGAGGTTAGcagttatcaataaaatcaTCAACACGACTTGTGATAGATAATACGGGCATTGACATTGTGGTTGGAACATATAACATCATATATACTAATGTCACAGATAACAGCTAAAAGTGATGTCATGTTAGAAATATCCCCATGTTGCTGACAGTGATGACTATATCATTTACCCTAAGGGTGTTAGTGACATGCTGAGAGACTGTGCATTTTGAAGTTACTGAGTGACCACAGCCAGTTTTCGTGGTTCATGATTTACAGTTGGTATGGCTGAATGTGGGGCTTTTAAGGTTACCAGCTGAACGCACCACCCAGCTAACAGACTAACCATGCAGTCATACCATATGCACCTGAAATACAGCTGATATCATGTAGATGCTAGACTAAGTGTAACTTGCAATACTGCTTACTGTAGCTCAGTAGGGTATTGAACTTATCATCACTGTAAGAAGCACTGATTCAATCACTTTTCTTTTACAAAGACAGCgtttagattttcaaaaaggGAATATTCGCTGAAAAGGGCAAATGGGCACAAATGTTCATGTAGAACTACATGTATGGGCTTTAAAATAGTTTTGATCATTTAGCGAATCCCTACCATGTACCGGTTTAAGGCTTAAAGGCGGTGTAGTAAATGTAAAGTTTGATATATATACTTGTCTTTATTTGTAAGTAAAACCAGGCAGCCgttatgtttgtatattttgcaCAACTATGGATGTCAATGAGAAATTGTTAAGTaagaaaaagtcaatttttttattttgtaatatgcaGAAGTCTAGACATTTTGAGTACAAGTTGTATTCATTTCCACATTTAAAAGCTGATTGCATTCATATACTTCTGAGAAAGTTCATTCGTCATTCAACAAGGAACAAGTATTGATCTTTGTGACGCTGAAGTCATTGTTAAACCTCTGTGTATTTTGTTCTTTTTCTGCTCAATAAGAGAATTGATCGTCAACAATGACATTATTGATTTTCATGTCTTGTTCAGTCTGAAGCGATGCTGAAGACTGCTGAGCAGAACTACCAGGTTGTGTTGGAATCCAAGACTCAGCTAGGCACTGATATGAAACTCTTAGAGAACATGATCAGTACGCTGAAGACCCAACTGATAGAGGAACGTTCCAGCCGTAAACTGGCTGAGCAGAAAGTACATGCCTTGAAGGGAACGCTGGAGGAAGAACGAAAGAAAAGGGTGAGGTTTCAAAgaatttgtctgtgtttgtcaaCAACCTTAGGATTTCTGTTGTTTTAGTTCACCACAGATGGATTACAATATATTATTGTGAATAAGTACCGAAACATTCTGATTTCTGCATCATATAAGTATTGCAAATTCCAGCCCTTGTATGATGCATAAATCAGATTCTGATTTCTGCATCATATGAGTGCTGGAATTTGCTATACTCATATGATGCATAGCAAATTCCAGCCCTCGTAGGATTACCACATTACAGAGGTATGTATAAATTGTCTCCAAACTGACATTGTACGAGCAGAAGTACTGGCTCGAACTTTCATATTACGAGTGACGTATGCAAGCTATAAGTCACACATGCCttttgacctaattttttatgaatacgcctaggactatgttgtattccatggatgaaagatttttgtttatgtgaaaGGATTTTACGACAAACGAACGCTtagacacattttctgtgtatattcGAAACTCGGAAGTAGGAGCGGGTGTGAACTtcgtatgattattttttggtCGTGAGAGCgggttcagtgcagtgcggagGAATACTTTTAGGCTTTGACTTTCGGACGAGTCTGTACGTACGGGTCAAGACTGGAGACGATGCGACACTCTCTGACTTATTATACGCCACGATGGTAGACTTTTTTGCAGACGTCGATTGTAACATTAAGCTGTTAAAGAAGAACCAAAGAAGAGGTTGCAATGTCCGAACATCAAGGAAGAGACCTCGATTGGTTGTAATGCACTTGAACCTACCGCCGTTGTaaatcttttttactttctcGAATTCGAAAGTGCAATGATTTCACATACATAAAACCTGCGTGGCTCGCGAGTCAGCTTATGACCTCGAAATAATCTGATCACCACATTATGTTaatcacagtgtacaatgaATAATATAAAGGATTTTATGAGTTGGCGGGTGTTTTTGTGGCACCCGTGTGTACCTCATGTTGTAcagtctatttgaaaatgacctctactcaacaatgattttaagactaacatttttctgacctcgcattcaacttcaagttttgaaaaagcacATTATCGGAACCACACTATTATTGGTGTGTATTGTTGAGAATACGGCCCCGCCTATTGAATAATGGTATAGTCAGGTCACTGTGGGGTCAATATTCCTGTTTGTCATCGCGGAACTTGCAGAAGCCTTACAAGATATCGATGCTCGATACTTCTATATTCAATTCGTTCGTTCGCGCtcctgaacaacaaaaaaacatcacACAATACCAACTCATCACATTCCAAACTTACCTAGCTACACTCAGTTCGGTAGATAAGTTCCAGGCATCAGTCGTAGTATAAATGCTGACGTCGATTTGTCGACGTCAATGAAGTCGGCGTCGAcgtaataatgtatttttacaaatatatttatttatttggcgttAATTAGAGGAAAATCACATCAGAGGGTGGATGacgtatgtattacaatatcccGGGTAGGCTAAACTGGCCGTTTTGTTTATCGCTATTATTGCCT
This is a stretch of genomic DNA from Ptychodera flava strain L36383 chromosome 21, AS_Pfla_20210202, whole genome shotgun sequence. It encodes these proteins:
- the LOC139121058 gene encoding early endosome antigen 1-like isoform X11, whose amino-acid sequence is MCNFSPMDFRRYDFKMSSVGDLQVNMDRTVEFIEMVKILRILGVVHGDDAGVDSRIRPDKHSSSSSTAAQLKQENEDLRKELGYENQQKEKLKSALEAIQEDYEKLKHIEDHNSNWEDELQSVQTELRVSKLNNDEKQQLIESLQTENKSIQNEVNTLEKSNAELTTEKEELERKLSSIESQLEEAQNEVKWEENNALSLEAQVESLQIEITQLREDYNRILSDKETIEGEVLSLTSQMEEAKVPIDRSKTPDSRARTPDSQASAASISISEDKLAALKSEVKVWKERHGQLNTEKRVLDKKLDSTTKELENAKKCIKRLESSADAVVSKDADEVRRLAAIKESLEQELSVVKSLAGVRQTQSESLQKELNNIRNLADERLQEIRNLQEGLKNTQKLAKGREHEIDSLQQELVGTSGLAEDRHRQLEQLHEELETAKILADSEHREVGMLMEQLQSINELTESRNREVESLKKEMETATRWAEDKQLELQTLEQDLLGTQRVAEGRQKQIESLQALVAIDLCQASDHSEANSTQGQKTALLLAETRSNREEIERLTRELTVKMKEAAADREVNEYLCNEKYKLQSEKCKLEDELAAVKDEFEKFKLNHTADDKILKAEVNELKAKLNTAEKMKDTLNSEISQISQTKVNLLGSDISETSDRLSSVNFDLASAKVEIESLRREHDVINAALASERKQCENLREEWQKELASKRRLQDKIHDLQVELDTSKATMDASNEYAAQLQQEKNQLHRDFQDTIRKLSDRDHYISKIQEHTGLSAENITRQYEREKHQVELERDSARHEVKRLKDEIELLGERLEQKDSQIISLKQALQELETQQRFGPHHEKEIQVRVLEEELNGTKLLASKLSLEKQSKEEMINDLRDALDKSNRSNTTLKQQLKQQRDATSSLIRNKEREHGDLTQNLTKSEAMLKTAEQNYQVVLESKTQLGTDMKLLENMISTLKTQLIEERSSRKLAEQKVHALKGTLEEERKKRAALKEEISELQLKLSKSEATMNFEKDRIRKMQETINNLESDTNSKDYKVQNLQDQVNKYQLEVAGLKRQLESNEEHWNEKNKYLSSELSYKRDILESDRRKLMDQVHQLTSDLDQKREIVEDKTREVMHLRRQLGDLSVDKEVLQSQLNQTQERLKTEKFTPQRSLDDLDSTAGYRSASRRSSEDFDIEPTRIELQTKPSHSRTHFYHKPISGLTRLEVEQMLFDLNKQIQKQLDDQKEVIKDRNDTDEKKKIATLENELSIERAFRSVEKLQIQALHDEMANLRQLLQSMKRSRDSLATDRNQQHVMNRMEEINHLIAQSHSRAQTLAFTSAGMALMANPVLGMNSKDFIDHLNTPTPSPFTPSN